GAATTAAGTacatttttttgtcttttcttgtgGTTTGACATTCAAGAAAGTCCGACAAAAATGAATAGCGGGAGAGGGGCCGGATGAAGCTGGTCGTACAAGAAAAATAGCTTGTTCCCACCATAAGAATATTTACTCAAAGATCAACCCGGTGAATTCTTTACCTTCGTGGAATGGTCTTTGCGCCTGTCTCACTTGCGCACCCTGAGTCTCACCCCGATCGATATAGAAGGGGGTCAACTTCAGATCgtgttttattttatataagcCGGTCTTTTGATCCATCAAATGTGGTTTAGTGAAATCATACAATAAACTCGATGACATCACATTAAAGTAATAGACGTATCATGGTAAGGTAGATTGAATTTCATAAAGGGCCTATGTAGAGTGCCCAACTAATCGTTCGGGATGTGTATCTACTTTTAAGAAGTGGAGTTATGAGTCATTAATAACAtaatattgagatttttttttcatttactaCGAGAAAAGTTAATATCTTAAAAGGAGTGACGTTTcatcatttaataatttaacgGTATTTCGTTAAAGCGTTGATTTAGATAGTAAAAGAGTTTAGTTCTCTTCTTGTTGTCTTGGATGTAACCCTTGTTGGGAGCACTCAAAGGAACTAGATTGATGTGAGGGGAGTGCACTCTTAAATCAACTAGAGAGGTGAATCAATCGAGGTACACAAAAACTAGCCCAAGCACTCACGACAACTTTAAAGGATAACAAGATACTAATTTGAATAGTTGAATTTCACTTATTTACATATGTTTTGGGTGTGCGCCCAAACTGTTGATTATGGcttaaaattaattcattttaaagCGAAATCAACACGAGCTCGTGATTTTTGAGACTATCGAAGTGTATTTTGAGAGGGGCAGGGGttgatgatttgagatgcaAGGAAATGGTTTGCTTGGTGCCTGGACTAACGAGGCGACTCGGCGAGTGCACCAACAAGGAGTGGCTAGGCTACTAGCCATATCTTGGCCTAGACAAAGCTAGCGGGGGTCTCACATTACCAAGTTGCTATTCTCTTTTTCAGCACAGTAGTAGGGTACTCAAGACTATTTATACAAGCACCCAGTCCCAGACGCGGCCCCATTCCAGGCTTGTAATTTTTAGAGCTTATCTTAGATTAGAAACTTGTGAGAACCTTAGAAGGTTTTTGAGAGCTATCACTTAAAGGAGTTGAGAACATGAGAAACTTCTATGACTTCAAGTGTTATACAAGATTGAGAGGGCTCATTGTCCTAGATATATTGtacaaatgtcaattcaattctaaacattttcattttgccaAATTAGTCCTAGAAATTACAATGTGGTCTTTATGCCAacttttgttggaaattgctgaCATAACAATATGTCATGTAGGATAGTTAGTAATAACTGGACTGTCACATCAACGATTTCTAGGAAAATCAGCCAAAATGATTGCATTACAATTTCATGCATACATttggaactaaattgacaatattgaaaaatttataattgaattagcatTCATATAATAGGGTTAGGACCAATTGGACAACTACCTAGGATTGGAAGATACTTGAGCGTAAGCATTTCGAGTGATTGCAATCTTCTCTTGATGGATCATAGTGAAATCATCTTATTGATTTGGGATAGGGACACACCAATAAATTGACCAAGAAGAGAATCCGAAAATGACAggatttttcaaagtaaaaagtaagaattaaataattatggtcCAAACTAATCAGAGTAGGCAAAAGTACGACTATTAGATTAGTCAAAGGAAAACTTAGGGTTATTAAATAAAAGCTCGTTTGCGTAAGAGAGAAGTATTATGCCATCACAATTGATCATACCCACTAAGTTATGGCACGAGAAATTTCTCAGGAACTACataatggaaggaaaaaaaaaatgttgtcaAGTATGGTCACCAAATCCAAATGGCTAAGCAATTGACCGTAGTCTAATCTGACTGAAAATGTCGCATTTGACTGCTAATTAAATATTggtttttaatattattattattattattgttattatatACAAAAGGATTATATTTAGAAATATTGTTCTACTCAATGGTGAATGATTTATCCACAAGCGGCCTCCATTGCCGTTGATGAGAGCTGAATGTGGAATTATATCCTTTTCACCGGCCAAGTTGAGCTATGTGAGTATAACGATTTCAAAGAAATTCGATGGACGATGTCTTGACCGATGATAATGTCCTATGAGGACAtgcataattttcttatcttacactaatatatatatatatatattatatatatatatatatatattttcaggtAACTAATTCATGTAAAGTACGTAAATATCAATAACTCAATGAATTGTGCAATTCCATtcacttttatttgaaatttttttaaacgaATGAGTTATGTGCATACTTAAAATTCCACAGTTTTTGTCCTCATTTTTCGCTCCTGTATATCCTATACTGCGCCTcgcaaaagtttgaaatttttaaacgGTAACCACcaactgaattttgaaattccCGCCACCAACCTCCACACTCGACCGGACCCGACGGCTACCTTTGGTCCTTTACGTGCTCGCACTAGTGAGAGTGAGAGGATGGATCGCGATCTGATGAAGCTAATGCGCTCTGTGAAACACCCAAGCCACTTGAAGCAGATCCACGCTCTGGTCATCGCTGCGTTCCCTTCTCTCGCTTCGTTTCTGGTCAGAAGACTGTTGAGCGTGCCTATGGTCGACTATGCCCGGGAAGTGTTTGATCGAATTCCCCAACCAGAGCAGAGCTTGTCTAACTCGTTGATTTCGGTGTACTCTCGGCTTTCGTCGCATGAAGAAGCTATAGAAGCATTCAGATCGATGATACGGAATGGTGTTTGTATAGACTCCTACACGGTCCCGCCTATTGTCAAGTCTTGTTTATCAGTGGCGGACTTCGATTTAGGAAAACAAGTGCATTGTCTGGCAATTAGCTGTGGATTAGACACAGATGTCTTCGTCCAAACTGCTTTGATGAACTTCTATTCCAGGGGTGGAGAATTAGCTtctgctgaaagaattttcgaGAAGATGGATACGAAGGATCCCATTGCTTATAACTGCTTAATTTCTGCCTATTCGAAGTCGGGTGACGTTTTAGCTGCGAGAAagatgtttgatgaaatgcccgaaAAGTCCACTGCTTCTTGGAATTCTCTGATCTCATGTTATGCTCGCAATGGGGACTATCGAGAGGCATTGAGGTTCTTTGAAAGGATGAAGGACGATAAATGCACTCCAAATGAAATCACTCTGGCTTCAGTTCTTTCCATTTGTGCTAAGCTTGGAGACCTCAATGCTGGGTTGAGTGCAAAGAAGTTTATTGATGGTAACAACCTTTACCGAAATACGATACTTTCTACTGCAGTTGTGGAGATGTATCTAAAGTGTGGGGCTGTTGGAGAAGCGCGTCGAGAATTtgacaaaatgaagaaaagggaTGTTGTTACATGGAGTGCCATGATTGCTGGCTACGCTCAAAATGGGAGACCAGATGAAGCCTTGGAGCTCTTTGAGAACATGAAGAATGAGAATATCAAACCCAATGACGTAGCACTGGTTAGCGTTTTATCAGTTTGTGCCGATTCCGGTTCTGTTAAAGCTTGTGAAGAAATTGGCTGCTATGTAGAGAGCCAAGGCATGGCTTCCAATGTCTTTGTAGCATCTGCGCTTCTGGATATGTATTCAAAGTGTGGGAATATAAGCAAATCTCGTCAAATATTCCTTAATATGCCCAAGAAAGACACTGTCACCTGGAACTCAATGATTGTTGGCCTGGCTATGAATGGACTTTCAGAAGATGCATTTGCTGTCTACAAGCAAATGATTGAAACTGGAGGGCAACCCAATGATATAACATTCATCGGACTCTTGGCTGCCTGCAGTCATGCAGGTCTTGTTGAAATGGGGCTTGAAATTTTCGGACACATGAAAATTGATCATGAGATTGTTCCACAAATAGAACACTACGCTTGCATTGTGGACCTCTATTGCAGATCTGGTAGATTGAAAGATGCCTATGATTTCATATGCAGGATGGAGGTAGAACCAAATGCTGTGATATGGAGCTCCTTGTTGAGTGCTTCTAGAATCCACATGAATATTGAGCTTGCTGAGCTCTCAGTTAAGAAGCTGGCAAAGCTAGATCCTGATAGTTCTTGGTATTATGTTCTTCTATCAAACATTTATTCCAGTACTGGTCACTGGAAAGAAGCCCTAAATGTGCAAAAGATGATGAAGGGTAAGAAAGTGCAGAAAGTAGCAGCTTATAGTTGGGTAGATGTGGATAACAAGCTGCATAGATTCTTAGTTGGTGATACGTCTCACCCTAGAAACACTGAGGTCTACGGTACTGTCAATGGGTTGGCAATGCAGTCCACATGGGTTGATCATGATTTTGACTCTGGCCTAGGACTGtaatatttttcacttaaaaTGCTTGAAGATGCTTCATTTAGCTGAGGCAGTTGGAGATCTCACTGGACTGCAAAGAGACCATTTTTCTGCATAAACAGCTCTTGCTTGCTCGTCCAAGTTGAAAGTTGAAGAAATATCTGGTActcttaagaaaatgaggaacATTGCCTAAACCTTGGAAAAATTTTGAACACCTTGACTTAAAGGCAGAGATGACAGACAGATATGCGACAGTTGGCCTACAAGTTTGGTGCGGGAGGAAAGGAAAAGTAAGAAATGCCTCATGGTTTGGAGCACATGAATTGCCCATGAAAATGTATTGCAGTCACTGCTTAATCTCAACAAGCCCTTCATTTATGCTGCATGCTGCATGGTGAGGTGATACTTTAGGCTTATCAGAAATATGCCAGTGCCACTGCTAATTGTCACGATAGTTAATTAGTTGCTAAAGTTGCTGTTCTGCGTAAAGCCTGTGAAACTTAGATTTCCGAAATTAAcaatctatctttttttttttaacaatctatcttttttttttcttcatgatttATTAACAATCTATCTTTTTTTGCTAAAGTGTATATATATTTCCGAAATTAGTTGCTAAATTTGCTGTTCTTCATGATTTATTAAcaatctatcttttttttttccttgcatttTTCATGGTATGAAGCTGAATCACTCTAGGTTTACATCATATCAGACACTATTCAAGGTAATTGGCTgatatattcttttcttctgtACATTCTGAGAAGTTGTTATTGttacagatatatatatatatatatatatacactttATTCTCGTTTGTACAATCGATTAATGCAGTTGCCATTCAGACATGTAGAAATGGAACCTCACAGCTTTCCCTGTCTGAAATTTTCCTTCCCATCCAGATACGTCAAACAGGAGAAAAACCTCAAATGTTATCTTTAAAGTGCTTTTGCAGAAGGTGTTCTTGTTATGTTGAAATGATTAGGTAAAACATGCTCTCCCATTAAGCACCATTTAATTAACATGTGAATGCTCAATGTCTGTTGTCGCAAATGTTGACTCTATTGTACAGACTTTCAGCTAACCAAATAAAATAtctattcaaattgatttggtGACTTAGAAATGTATTCCCGTCTTCATTTCTGGGTGTTTCTCCATGGTCAGACATCATCCACAGTGTTTATCTAGTACTTTACCTTGGGTACGGGTCCATCATTCTGCTTGAACACAATCAATATCTTTGACTAAAAGGAGTCTCAACTCTTGAGACAAtacacttatttttttttcctctcttgaaCATCATTCTATTGCGTTTGCAGCTGATATTTGACCATCATTTCCTTAGGAGTTAAGGAGTAGTAAATACTCACCTGGTTGATGGCTGGATCACTGTCTAATCTGTTAGATATATTTGCTGTTTAGGTTCTCTCAAAGTGGCGAATGCCAAAGGTGCTGTTATCCAATGCCCGATTGCCACctgtttaatttatttgtttgaatATACAAATCAATAATTGTATTACTCAATTTGCTTCTCAGCTTGTTGCTGTGTGCTTCAATCATGTTAACTTCAGTTTGTTACTGAAAATGACAGGCTTATTCTTCTGGCTAGAGAAAATGGTCAGACTGTCAATTGTTTTGGCTCTAGGCCAGCAGAAAGTGTTGATTAGTATCAAAGCGTGTGGAATTCTGCGAATATCACCTGGGAGTGGAAGTTTGTAAGCAAAAATGCCGGAATTTACTGGTAGTTTAATGGAGTAGGTAGCGTAATCTTTGTTTTATAATTGCACGTTCATACTTCAATCCGGATATGACCCCTTAATCCGGCTCTTCAGTCCAGGGGTGATCTACCGGGAGAATTCTTTCTTGTGGGTTTCAGTAAACAAGTAAGTCCTTCATGGTGTCTTGTAAGAAAACCACGTTTTGGCATACTGTATTGATAGTCAACCTCTTTCATAGCTGTGCTCAGATTAAGAAATCCCCCCATATCTTTTGCTGCTTGGATTGATTCTGACCATCTCCATTTGCCTATTCAACATGGTATCtttcaatttcctttaaaagtatgaaaatatttatgtacATGGATTGTTTACgagattttatatatatattatataatatatgcaGTCTCTATCCATCTATtggtttaaatttttgaattggaaatcctaacataattttgGAATCGGATTTATTTCGTGGGTGTGGCTCCTGTTCATCAAATTACCCGTGAATATGTAATTTACTTATGTGAGAAAAAAAGTCCCCCAGGGGCATTTTTGAACATTCGATTCGAACTAAGGAAGAAAGTCAAAGCGGGTGGAGGGCGAAACGGGCACTTCACCAAGGGAAAATCCGGGACACCGCTCGAAACAAAAACAGTCGCTTTAGTACCAAAACCGAAATTAACACCGTTGGGAGGGGTGTATCCGCCCAATGACGCCTGCGTCTGACGCCATGCAAGATCGTCGGAGGGACATGGCCCAAGATCTTTCATGAACAGCTCAAGAAGACGCACCCAGAAATAGAAGGTACTCTGTTTTGCAGGTCGAATTTTGAAACTCTGTTACTCCTCGAGAAGCTTTAACGGTCTGAGTATAGCGTCGGATTCAATGGCGGAGCTGCCACATGGTCCGGCGAGCCTCTGGACCCAGGCCAATGCTTTGCTTCgcaagaaattgatttcccAGGTTCACTATTATCGCGCGCGCCAACCGGGGGCTGTTAACCCTCGGACCAGGTCATTGCCTGTACCGTGACCAGTCGTTAGCTGGTGGGGGTAGGCATCGCGGGCTCACTGGTGGGATTCTTTCCTTTGGGCGAACCATGAGGATTGGCGCGCGGAGCCCTTGGGGGAGGTTTTTGACGGATCTCCGGAACCAGCCACTTGGGGACTCCCACCCCTGCCAGGTTCTCCCTGGAGTGACTAAGCCTTTTAAGGACATGCTCAAGTCCTCTGAGCGTCTTTTCTTTGTGCCGGTTGTTTTCCAGCATTGAGCAGCGAGAGGGTGTGTCGGTTTGGCATTAGTGAGCAGGTGATTAGGATCTTGTATGCATCATTTTAAGCCTTCTTGATAAtacttagggtgtgtttggttggacttttggggTAAgccattgggaaaatgcaaaagactTTGGGTTAAAGAGACTTTTCAGAATACAAATTCTATTTGTTAAATTGTAATATGAAAGTTAATTGTGCAGTACCTTtgtgcaaaatagtgtttggaaaaacTATATTTATAGAGgactttttgtgataaaaaaaattatcaaatgaaaaataaagaaaattggctGGCAATGATAGGGGCCATCGACGATCGAAATTTATTGTCGGCAGCCGACATTTGACTCAAGTAGCCCCGGAGACGACTGAGGAGGGCTGCCCGGGGTCGAGCGACCCCTGAAGACCATTGGCAAAGGCCGTCTGGGGTCGGGCAACCTCCGGCAACTTAGATCTGGGGTGGCGAGGTCGCTCCTGGGACCTCGCCACCcctagatctgggtcgcggtgGGGTTGCGCGATGTCGCCGCAACCTTTGGCGACCTCGCCGCAACCCGGATCTAGGGTGGCGAGGTTGTaggaggacctcgccgccttGGATCTAGGTCGTGGGGTTGCGCGACCCTACCGCCCTTGGATCTGGGGTGGTGAGGTCATGCGACCCAGATTGGGGGTAgcaaggtcctcccgcgaccctGTTGCCCCAGATTTGGGTCACGGCGAGGTCGGCAACCTAGACCTCGCCACAACCCAGATGGCCCGGCAGTCGCGCCATTCCTTGGCGACGGTCGTGCCTCACCCCGATGACGGAGGCGGTGACTACTTGCCCTTCACAGGCTATTGCTcatggagaagaaaaagaatatgataAATAGTGAGGGCAAAactggaaaaatgaaaaaccaatGAGAATtatttgggaagaaatttttttattttactcccTCAACATAGCATGTcgagaaggctgaaagcccaagatAGCCCCCAATTTGCCTTGAGCTTTCAACCTTGCGAAGGCTGGCATTTTCCAAATggggtttgaaatttttttaccaaacaccccTACATTGGCCCAAGGATCTTTAGGGGTTCAAAGTGGCTTCTCAAGGTCACTCCCAAAAGCACCCTTAGATTAGTTTCGTTGCGACTGTGATTGGGTGTATTTATTGTCCTCTTGATTAATGGATGATGCGCGTAGAACTGACTCTTGCCATTTCAAAGTTAAGGTTTTGAGTTTGCGTCTTGATATCCTTAGTTATTTTCCTTGTTGATGGTTGCTGTctcccttaattttttaattttaatctataTAAATTCTCTCAGTATAACTGATGTGTCAATAAGTGCGGCTTATAAAATCATTTGCGAGCACAAGTAGGCCCAGATTCCATAAGCATGCTCTAAGCTAGCATAAAGTAAAAATACAATGCACAACCGGTGTCTGACCTTCTTATCTTCAGCTTAGCCCCTAGGAATTTAATCTTTGTTAGTTAACCCTTTTCGGAATCTAGAGGCCAAGTCCTCTTTTGCATAGAGGTGTGAGAATTAGTAGGACTATTACtgactattctaaaaacttaaacttttagatgaatgcatagtttattatttaaatactcTAACACCCtcttctaaaagcttaaacttttaaatgaagccattatttaaatatttttacacccCCTCATGCTTGGTCTTGTCTTTTTGCCTAGTAAGATTTAAATGGGGAGACAAAAAGAGCCTAGTAAGATTTGAACTTAGAACCTTCAGCTCTGATACTATGTGAGAATTAGTGGGACAATTACtaactattttaaaagcttaaatttttagatgtaggcgtgatttattatttagagttaataccctgaaaaatcctaaactggtacacatgtgacaaatttaccataaactattttttcgactacgaaaaaccccaaattggtatacctgtgacaaatttaccccgactgaccacaaaaaaccataaactggtacatttatgacaaatttaccaaaaactaatttttcaactgtaaaaaatcataaactagtaaatttgtgacaaatatacccttcgttaaattggattaataccacaaaaaaatcac
This Eucalyptus grandis isolate ANBG69807.140 chromosome 7, ASM1654582v1, whole genome shotgun sequence DNA region includes the following protein-coding sequences:
- the LOC104427706 gene encoding pentatricopeptide repeat-containing protein At1g08070, chloroplastic — translated: MDRDLMKLMRSVKHPSHLKQIHALVIAAFPSLASFLVRRLLSVPMVDYAREVFDRIPQPEQSLSNSLISVYSRLSSHEEAIEAFRSMIRNGVCIDSYTVPPIVKSCLSVADFDLGKQVHCLAISCGLDTDVFVQTALMNFYSRGGELASAERIFEKMDTKDPIAYNCLISAYSKSGDVLAARKMFDEMPEKSTASWNSLISCYARNGDYREALRFFERMKDDKCTPNEITLASVLSICAKLGDLNAGLSAKKFIDGNNLYRNTILSTAVVEMYLKCGAVGEARREFDKMKKRDVVTWSAMIAGYAQNGRPDEALELFENMKNENIKPNDVALVSVLSVCADSGSVKACEEIGCYVESQGMASNVFVASALLDMYSKCGNISKSRQIFLNMPKKDTVTWNSMIVGLAMNGLSEDAFAVYKQMIETGGQPNDITFIGLLAACSHAGLVEMGLEIFGHMKIDHEIVPQIEHYACIVDLYCRSGRLKDAYDFICRMEVEPNAVIWSSLLSASRIHMNIELAELSVKKLAKLDPDSSWYYVLLSNIYSSTGHWKEALNVQKMMKGKKVQKVAAYSWVDVDNKLHRFLVGDTSHPRNTEVYGTVNGLAMQSTWVDHDFDSGLGL